A window from Candidatus Anoxymicrobium japonicum encodes these proteins:
- a CDS encoding UDP-3-O-(3-hydroxymyristoyl)glucosamine N-acyltransferase, giving the protein MSAYFSDSASVAPGCHFGENAVIEDDVVMGMGCELGHNVVVHRGTRLGEGVKVASNAVLGKPPSASATSRRGVDEVGVLVVGAGTIIGASVVINSGAEFAKNCYIGDLAAVREKCVVAEGVIIGRMVVLESNIKIGARARIQTGAYITGETVIEEDVFVGPYVVTTNDRYMSMWTSKTYAGPIIKRRAAVGAGANLLSGITIGEAAVVGMGAVVVTDVPPKRVFLGVPARDAGEARIG; this is encoded by the coding sequence ATGAGCGCTTATTTTTCTGACTCGGCAAGCGTGGCGCCGGGGTGTCACTTTGGCGAGAATGCGGTCATCGAAGATGACGTAGTCATGGGCATGGGTTGTGAGTTGGGGCACAACGTCGTTGTCCACCGGGGCACGAGACTTGGAGAAGGCGTAAAAGTCGCGTCAAACGCGGTTCTTGGGAAGCCGCCCAGCGCTTCAGCAACCAGCAGGAGAGGCGTGGATGAAGTTGGTGTCCTGGTAGTAGGCGCTGGAACGATAATTGGGGCTTCGGTGGTGATCAACAGCGGCGCCGAGTTTGCGAAAAACTGCTACATCGGAGACCTTGCGGCGGTGCGCGAGAAATGCGTTGTCGCCGAAGGCGTAATAATCGGGCGCATGGTCGTCTTAGAGTCGAACATCAAGATCGGCGCCAGGGCGAGAATACAAACCGGCGCTTATATCACCGGAGAGACGGTCATCGAGGAGGACGTTTTTGTAGGCCCGTACGTTGTCACTACCAACGACCGGTACATGTCAATGTGGACCAGTAAGACGTACGCGGGCCCGATAATCAAGAGACGGGCGGCGGTAGGCGCCGGGGCCAATCTGCTGTCAGGGATCACCATTGGAGAAGCCGCCGTTGTTGGGATGGGAGCGGTTGTCGTAACGGATGTCCCTCCGAAAAGAGTATTTCTCGGTGTGCCCGCGCGCGATGCCGGTGAAGCGCGAATAGGCTGA